One part of the Segnochrobactrum spirostomi genome encodes these proteins:
- a CDS encoding Gfo/Idh/MocA family protein, producing MTIETPARPYRFGVLSTARIAVEKVIPGIQRSRLARVTAIASRDGERAKAAAGRLGIETAYGSYEEMLADPEIDAIYNPLPNNLHVDWTIKAVEAGKAVLCEKPIGMNAADAERLRALPADAFVQEAFMVRFHPQWLRAREIVRSGDAGALRAINMFFSYFNVDPQNIRNSPETGGGALLDIGCYPITAARYFFEAEPVRVAGLIENHPVFGIDRLTSAILDFGDGRRADFTVSTEIVPYQRLNLFGLKKRIEIMIPANAPQAEETLIAVDDGSIHGGGSAVLETIPVSDQYAEQADAFARMARGEAPRQYGIENAIQGMKIIDAIFRSAQSGRFEAVV from the coding sequence ATGACGATCGAAACGCCCGCCCGTCCTTACCGCTTCGGCGTCCTGTCGACCGCACGCATCGCCGTCGAGAAGGTCATTCCCGGCATCCAGCGCTCCCGTCTCGCACGCGTGACCGCGATCGCGTCGCGCGACGGCGAGCGGGCCAAGGCGGCGGCCGGCCGGCTCGGCATCGAGACGGCGTACGGCTCCTACGAGGAGATGCTCGCCGATCCCGAGATCGACGCGATCTACAACCCGCTGCCGAACAATCTCCATGTCGACTGGACGATCAAGGCCGTCGAGGCTGGCAAGGCCGTGCTCTGCGAGAAGCCGATCGGCATGAATGCGGCGGACGCCGAGCGGCTCCGGGCGCTGCCCGCCGACGCCTTCGTCCAGGAGGCGTTCATGGTGCGCTTCCACCCGCAATGGCTGCGCGCCCGCGAGATCGTCCGCTCCGGCGACGCCGGGGCCCTGCGCGCCATCAACATGTTCTTCTCCTATTTCAACGTCGATCCGCAGAACATCCGCAACAGTCCCGAGACGGGTGGCGGCGCGCTTCTCGACATCGGCTGCTACCCGATCACCGCGGCGCGCTATTTCTTCGAGGCGGAGCCGGTGCGGGTGGCGGGCCTCATCGAGAACCATCCGGTGTTCGGCATCGATCGCCTGACCAGTGCGATCCTCGATTTCGGCGACGGGCGGCGTGCCGATTTCACCGTCTCGACCGAGATCGTGCCCTATCAGCGCCTCAACCTGTTCGGCCTCAAGAAGCGCATCGAGATCATGATCCCGGCGAACGCGCCCCAGGCCGAGGAGACGCTCATCGCGGTCGACGACGGCTCCATCCACGGCGGCGGCTCGGCGGTGCTCGAGACGATTCCCGTCAGCGACCAATATGCCGAACAGGCGGATGCCTTCGCCCGCATGGCCCGGGGGGAGGCGCCGCGCCAATACGGCATCGAGAACGCCATCCAGGGCATGAAAATCATCGATGCGATCTTCCGCTCGGCCCAATCCGGCCGTTTCGAAGCGGTGGTGTGA
- a CDS encoding AI-2E family transporter, translating into MRNDDQVTGGAGWTDSPRTDATGERPGTAPAKPSEGAAKPAPEGGGGTWHPVEVEGAGWRIAGATLATRKIRRPPIGGTSLSQAGILFLAGLALLAALGYARDLAVPIFAAFVIGLVLGPVNQALVRRRVPEPLAATIVVGGAIALLHLAIVMFALPMQSWIERAPEVWDALGKKLRLLQVAFGQIQDVSESIGRIGSDSKTREVVVKGPGLLGSFASLAPALVSEVVLFVGTLFFFLATRNSLRRSLLSLCLSRSARLTAARILLDSERALSHYFGTITIINVVLGVATGVAMWALGMPTPSLWAAFTAVANFAPFIGPAVTFAVLAGVGLVTFDGLLPSLVPALVYLVLMVIESQFVTPAVLGRRLVINPMLIFIGVSFWMWMWGPIGAFLGVPFLVIGSIALGRLAGWRDAR; encoded by the coding sequence ATGCGCAACGACGATCAGGTGACAGGCGGCGCGGGCTGGACCGACAGCCCGAGGACCGACGCGACGGGCGAGCGCCCTGGGACGGCCCCGGCGAAGCCGAGCGAGGGGGCCGCGAAGCCGGCACCCGAAGGCGGCGGCGGCACCTGGCATCCGGTCGAGGTCGAGGGCGCCGGCTGGCGCATCGCCGGCGCGACGCTCGCAACCCGCAAGATCCGCCGCCCGCCGATCGGCGGTACCTCGCTCTCCCAAGCGGGGATTCTGTTTCTCGCCGGCCTCGCGCTTCTCGCCGCGCTCGGTTACGCGCGGGATCTCGCGGTGCCGATCTTCGCGGCCTTCGTCATCGGGCTGGTGCTCGGCCCCGTCAATCAGGCCCTGGTGCGCCGCCGCGTCCCCGAACCGCTGGCGGCGACCATCGTCGTTGGCGGGGCGATCGCGCTTCTGCACCTCGCGATCGTCATGTTCGCGCTGCCAATGCAGTCCTGGATCGAGCGGGCGCCCGAGGTCTGGGACGCGCTGGGCAAAAAGCTGCGCCTGCTCCAGGTCGCGTTCGGCCAGATCCAGGATGTTTCGGAATCGATCGGGCGGATCGGCAGCGACAGCAAGACCCGCGAGGTGGTGGTCAAGGGCCCCGGGCTGCTCGGCAGCTTCGCCTCGCTCGCCCCCGCGCTCGTTTCCGAGGTCGTGCTCTTCGTCGGGACGCTGTTCTTCTTCCTCGCCACCCGCAACAGCCTGCGCCGTTCCCTCTTGTCCCTTTGTTTGTCGCGGTCGGCACGGCTGACGGCGGCGCGCATCCTGCTCGACAGCGAGCGCGCGCTCTCCCACTATTTCGGCACCATCACGATCATCAATGTGGTGCTTGGCGTGGCGACGGGCGTTGCCATGTGGGCCCTCGGCATGCCGACGCCGAGCCTGTGGGCCGCGTTCACGGCGGTCGCCAACTTCGCCCCCTTCATCGGGCCGGCGGTGACCTTCGCGGTGCTCGCGGGCGTCGGGCTCGTCACCTTCGACGGCCTGCTCCCGAGTTTGGTGCCCGCGCTCGTCTACCTCGTGCTGATGGTGATCGAGAGCCAGTTCGTGACGCCCGCCGTGCTCGGCCGCCGGCTCGTCATCAACCCGATGCTGATCTTCATCGGCGTCTCGTTTTGGATGTGGATGTGGGGGCCGATCGGGGCCTTCCTCGGCGTGCCCTTCCTCGTGATCGGCTCGATCGCGCTGGGGCGGCTCGCCGGCTGGCGCGACGCCCGGTGA
- the nagB gene encoding glucosamine-6-phosphate deaminase — MKPFAGADHAIRIEVLDDAEAVGRRACDLVCETLSAPSSVLGLATGGTVEPLYAALITRHRAGGVSFAHASSFNLDEYVGLSPDHPASYRATMRRLLFDHVDIDAARTFLPHGAAADLDAEATAYEAAIRAAGGIDLQLLGIGSNGHIGFNEPGSPLASRTRVVALTEETRTANSRFFGPGETVPTEAITMGIATILEARRILMLATGTAKAEAIAAALHGPVGDACPASALQLHGAVTVLADRAAAARLG; from the coding sequence ATGAAGCCCTTCGCCGGAGCCGATCACGCGATCCGCATCGAGGTCCTCGACGATGCGGAGGCCGTCGGCCGGCGCGCCTGCGACCTCGTCTGCGAGACGCTGTCGGCGCCGTCGAGCGTGCTCGGGCTCGCGACCGGCGGCACGGTCGAGCCGCTTTATGCGGCGCTCATCACTCGCCATCGCGCCGGCGGCGTGAGCTTCGCCCACGCGTCGAGCTTCAATCTCGACGAATATGTCGGCCTCTCCCCCGACCATCCCGCCTCGTACCGGGCCACGATGCGGCGGCTTCTGTTCGACCATGTCGACATCGACGCCGCGCGCACGTTCTTGCCCCACGGCGCGGCCGCCGACCTCGACGCCGAGGCTACGGCCTACGAGGCGGCTATCCGGGCGGCCGGCGGCATCGATCTGCAACTGCTCGGCATCGGATCGAACGGCCACATCGGCTTCAACGAGCCCGGCTCGCCGCTCGCCTCGCGGACGCGCGTCGTCGCGCTGACCGAGGAGACGCGCACGGCCAACAGCCGCTTCTTCGGCCCCGGCGAAACGGTGCCGACCGAGGCGATCACCATGGGCATCGCGACGATCCTCGAGGCGCGGCGCATCCTCATGCTCGCCACCGGCACGGCGAAAGCCGAGGCGATCGCCGCCGCCCTCCACGGTCCCGTCGGGGACGCCTGCCCGGCGTCGGCCTTGCAGCTTCACGGTGCCGTGACCGTGCTCGCCGACCGTGCCGCCGCGGCCCGGCTCGGCTGA
- a CDS encoding nitroreductase family protein, whose protein sequence is MKKTAAAEHPIHEVIAERWSARAFDPVRPVGIEAVETILEAARWAASAMNAQPWAFVYALRGEPGFSAIFDALVPGNHPWNENAAGFIVGIAQVKNAEGQPYIYGPYDLGQAMAQATLQASILGLAWHQMAGFDGAKLTASLGIPDGYQPYVVASFAWPGVAENLPEPYKSRETAPRTRKPLAEIARHGKW, encoded by the coding sequence ATGAAGAAGACCGCTGCCGCCGAGCATCCGATCCACGAGGTCATCGCCGAACGCTGGAGCGCGCGCGCCTTCGATCCGGTGCGTCCGGTCGGGATCGAGGCCGTCGAGACCATTCTGGAGGCTGCGCGCTGGGCCGCTTCCGCGATGAATGCGCAGCCGTGGGCGTTCGTTTACGCCCTGCGCGGCGAGCCGGGCTTCAGCGCGATCTTCGACGCGCTGGTGCCGGGCAACCATCCGTGGAACGAGAACGCCGCGGGCTTCATCGTCGGCATCGCGCAGGTGAAGAACGCCGAGGGCCAGCCCTACATCTACGGCCCCTACGATCTCGGCCAGGCAATGGCCCAGGCGACGCTCCAGGCGAGCATCCTCGGCCTCGCCTGGCACCAGATGGCCGGCTTCGACGGCGCCAAGCTGACGGCCTCGCTCGGCATTCCGGACGGCTACCAGCCCTATGTCGTGGCGAGCTTCGCCTGGCCGGGCGTCGCCGAGAACCTGCCGGAGCCCTACAAGAGCCGCGAGACCGCCCCGCGCACCCGCAAGCCGCTCGCCGAGATCGCCCGTCACGGCAAGTGGTGA